The DNA sequence TCATGTTTCGTTTCATCCTTTTTGTGTATATATTGCTCTGTTGGTTTTCTAGGCTTTTATACTTTCATTTTCTTGTTGAGCCTTGCTGTTTCTGGTGCCCAAAGGAGCAAAGCTTATTCAGACCCCAAAAAGAAGAGGTAGCAAAGCCAACTCTGTGATGGGTTCTTGCAGCAGAAGAAGAGAGGATGAAGGCTCTGAAAATCCAGGCTTCTACAAGTGTGTTGATTACTCTGTTCTTTCAACAGGGAAGCTTGTATGTTCCCTCAACTTCTTCataatcttctttcttttagatAGATTTTCTTCACTTTTGGAAAGCTGAAACCTTTATATGTTTCTCTAAGCAAAAAGATAGAAACTCCACATGCAATTTCACTTTCTTGTGTTCTGTATGTGTTGTAAAAGTTTTCTGCTTGTAAATCTGTCATAACCGTTTGTGGGGTTTTGGATTTGGCCACTAAATTAAGTTTTTAAATGCAAGCCAAAGAAATATACATGATCAAGTATTATAGTGGGTATTGTAGTCTTCTCTGGTGCAAGATTTTTGGCTCATCTATGGTGACTGTTGCTTGATATGATCTTTTATTATCTCCTTAGTAAATTAGTCTATATCTTGTATGTTGAACTTAATTGGCTAATTATTGTCATTTTAGGTTATGAAACCTAATGAGTCCTTAAAACCCAACCTCTACTGAATGCAACATAAAATCTAAAGAATCTGTCAACTGGTCAATGTACTTACTTCTTTATGCCTAGTTTGTATCCCACTTTATTCATTATCATTATTGGAGTACAAGTTTCTGCATGTTTGAGATAATCACATAACTATGatcaaaggaaaaaagaaaagaaacaggaGAGACATATAAGTTGCTTGTGCTTTTCTCAGTGATCAAGATATAAGTTGTTTGCTCTATATTCTGGTCTtaatataatttatatattGATAATTGATTCAAACACTTTTGTTACAGAAAGTCCCCCAAGATTTTTGTGAGAATTTTGAAGTAAAGGTGCCTCATCAATGCCACCTTGAGACTTTTTCTGGATCTTGGCTTGTTGGTTTGAAAAGGATTAGTAGAGAGTTCTTCTTCAAAAAGGGTTGGAGGGAATTTGTAGAgggaaattgtttgaaactAGGTGAATATATGGTCTTGCAGTACATTGGACATGCAAAGTTCAATGTTGAAATTTATGGGCTCAATCGTTGCAATAAGATGTCAAAGGCTGGGAAAAGTGACAGGCTTCTTGATGATTTTGATGTGATTGTTGTGGACTCTGATTCAGATTCTGAAATTGAGTTTCCTAGTAAGTTTCTTTATCAACTGACAAACTTAATTTAATCGAAACTTTTCAGAAATCTGCCCTAACTTTTTTAATGTATGCAGGGGAACTGGTTTGTGGAAGAAAATTGTCAAGGAGAGGTAGACCTCGTAATTTAGCCACCGTAAACCGTTCTGGAAATCCCTGCTTCAGTGTCCAGATGTGCCAGACTCATGTGACCAAGGGACCATTGGTATGGAAACATGAACCCAACATattgatgcatatatatatcaaaCTTGTTTTTCTGACCAAGTATAGCAGTGCTTGTGATTACCAATCCCCAGTATCCTTATATTGATTCAACTTTAAAAACGAAAGAAGAGGCATTGCATTACTTTGAAAAGTTTCATACTTTTTGGTATCAGATTAGATTGATGTACCTTGTTTATCTAACTTTTGCAGCTCACACCAAGGAGCTTCATGAGGAACACACACAAGCCAAAGAAAGTTGAGCTTCAAGTTGGAGACATGGTCTGGGAGGTGAACTGGATCCATCCTTACCAGAAGTCTAGTAGGTTCAGTGGAGGCTGGCTACGTTTTGTGAGCCATAACGGATTGCAAGAGGGAGATTTATGTGACTTTGAGCTGATATCGAAGACAAATGAGGTTGCGGTGATGAACGTTTCTTTTAGGAAAAT is a window from the Rosa chinensis cultivar Old Blush chromosome 2, RchiOBHm-V2, whole genome shotgun sequence genome containing:
- the LOC112190720 gene encoding B3 domain-containing protein Os11g0197600 isoform X2 → MGSCSRRREDEGSENPGFYKCVDYSVLSTGKLKVPQDFCENFEVKVPHQCHLETFSGSWLVGLKRISREFFFKKGWREFVEGNCLKLGEYMVLQYIGHAKFNVEIYGLNRCNKMSKAGKSDRLLDDFDVIVVDSDSDSEIEFPRELVCGRKLSRRGRPRNLATVNRSGNPCFSVQMCQTHVTKGPLLTPRSFMRNTHKPKKVELQVGDMVWEVNWIHPYQKSSRFSGGWLRFVSHNGLQEGDLCDFELISKTNEVAVMNVSFRKM
- the LOC112190720 gene encoding B3 domain-containing protein Os11g0197600 isoform X1, with the protein product MSLFSVRAKLIQTPKRRGSKANSVMGSCSRRREDEGSENPGFYKCVDYSVLSTGKLKVPQDFCENFEVKVPHQCHLETFSGSWLVGLKRISREFFFKKGWREFVEGNCLKLGEYMVLQYIGHAKFNVEIYGLNRCNKMSKAGKSDRLLDDFDVIVVDSDSDSEIEFPRELVCGRKLSRRGRPRNLATVNRSGNPCFSVQMCQTHVTKGPLLTPRSFMRNTHKPKKVELQVGDMVWEVNWIHPYQKSSRFSGGWLRFVSHNGLQEGDLCDFELISKTNEVAVMNVSFRKM